The Anaerobacillus alkaliphilus genome contains a region encoding:
- a CDS encoding polyprenyl synthetase family protein has product MTELTLSSYINSRKPILEDKMYEYVEALVAPQNLKNAMLYSLQAGGKRLRPMLLFATMEGFGLTFEHGIPVASAVEMIHTYSLIHDDLPAMDNDDFRRGKPTNHKVYGEATAILAGDALLTFAFQMISDLNEGDVTLSQKLLLIRELARAAGPEGMVGGQVADMEGEKKSLSLSELEYIHHHKTGDLLSYSIIAGAIVAEATDKDIENLREFSKHLGLAFQIKDDILDIEGSEEAIGKPVGSDINNEKSTYPKLLGLEGAKKKLADHILKAKEYLYKVSINSEKLELLVDYIVYRDR; this is encoded by the coding sequence GTGACTGAATTAACTTTATCGTCTTATATTAATAGTCGAAAACCTATCTTAGAAGATAAGATGTATGAATACGTTGAAGCATTGGTTGCTCCTCAGAATTTAAAGAATGCTATGCTCTATTCGCTACAGGCTGGTGGAAAGAGACTTCGTCCAATGTTATTATTTGCTACCATGGAGGGGTTTGGTCTAACTTTCGAGCATGGAATTCCTGTAGCATCTGCGGTTGAAATGATACATACTTACTCACTCATTCATGATGATTTGCCTGCAATGGATAATGATGATTTCCGGCGTGGAAAGCCAACAAACCACAAAGTTTATGGTGAAGCAACAGCGATACTTGCAGGAGATGCGTTGTTAACATTTGCATTTCAAATGATATCAGATTTGAATGAGGGGGATGTGACCCTTTCGCAAAAGTTACTATTAATTCGAGAGTTAGCTAGAGCTGCTGGTCCTGAAGGAATGGTTGGTGGGCAAGTTGCGGATATGGAAGGCGAAAAGAAAAGCCTATCTTTAAGTGAATTAGAGTACATTCACCATCATAAAACTGGTGACCTATTAAGTTATTCAATTATTGCAGGAGCTATTGTGGCAGAGGCTACTGATAAAGATATTGAAAACCTCCGAGAGTTCTCTAAACATCTAGGTTTAGCCTTTCAAATAAAAGATGATATTTTAGATATAGAAGGCAGCGAAGAAGCCATTGGGAAACCAGTTGGAAGTGATATAAATAACGAAAAGAGTACTTATCCTAAGCTACTAGGTCTAGAGGGCGCAAAGAAAAAATTAGCTGATCATATTCTCAAGGCAAAAGAATACTTATATAAAGTAAGTATTAATAGTGAAAAGTTAGAATTGCTCGTCGATTACATCGTATATCGAGATCGTTAA
- the folD gene encoding bifunctional methylenetetrahydrofolate dehydrogenase/methenyltetrahydrofolate cyclohydrolase FolD translates to MSAVIISGKDLAKEKREAMKKEIEVLAQEGVQPGLAVILVGEDPASQSYVKAKQKACEEIGIYSVLQKLDASVSEAQLLDQIQSFNLDPLIHGILVQLPLPAHISEKAVIEAIDPSKDVDGFHPISVGKMMIGEDTFLPCTPFGIVEMIKSQEIEIEGKHVVVVGRSNIVGKPVGQLLLNENATVTYCHSRTKDMKSITKQADILVVAVGKANFIDASYMKKGCVVIDVGVNRLETGKLVGDVVFEDAKEVASYITPVPGGVGPMTITMLLFNTVQSAKKTLVSVK, encoded by the coding sequence ATGTCAGCAGTCATTATTAGTGGGAAAGATTTAGCAAAAGAAAAAAGAGAAGCGATGAAGAAAGAAATTGAGGTTTTAGCACAAGAGGGAGTTCAACCAGGTTTAGCGGTAATTCTAGTTGGCGAAGATCCTGCTAGTCAATCTTATGTTAAAGCTAAGCAAAAAGCTTGCGAAGAAATTGGAATATATTCTGTTCTTCAAAAGTTAGATGCTTCGGTTTCTGAAGCTCAACTATTAGACCAAATTCAATCGTTTAATCTTGATCCACTTATTCATGGGATTTTAGTTCAGTTACCACTACCAGCTCATATTTCTGAAAAAGCAGTTATTGAAGCCATTGATCCCTCAAAGGATGTCGACGGATTTCATCCGATTAGTGTTGGGAAAATGATGATTGGCGAGGACACGTTTTTACCATGTACTCCTTTCGGAATTGTTGAGATGATTAAATCTCAAGAAATTGAAATAGAAGGAAAACATGTAGTTGTCGTAGGAAGAAGTAACATTGTAGGGAAACCAGTAGGACAACTACTTTTAAACGAAAATGCTACTGTAACATATTGTCATTCTCGAACGAAAGATATGAAATCTATCACAAAACAGGCGGATATTCTTGTCGTCGCAGTCGGAAAAGCTAATTTTATTGATGCAAGCTACATGAAAAAAGGCTGTGTTGTTATTGATGTCGGAGTTAATCGTTTGGAAACTGGTAAGCTTGTAGGTGATGTTGTCTTTGAAGATGCGAAAGAAGTAGCTTCTTACATTACGCCTGTTCCTGGTGGAGTTGGACCAATGACGATTACCATGCTGTTGTTTAATACTGTTCAATCTGCAAAAAAAACATTAGTAAGTGTTAAGTAA
- a CDS encoding exodeoxyribonuclease VII small subunit — protein sequence MSDKKELSFEDAMEKLEEVVAKLEQGDVPLEEAISMFQEGMTLSKLCHDKLKSVEDSMDRILHQDGKVEHTTFQEE from the coding sequence ATGAGCGATAAAAAAGAGTTAAGCTTTGAAGATGCAATGGAAAAGCTGGAGGAAGTTGTTGCTAAGTTAGAACAAGGAGACGTTCCCCTTGAAGAAGCAATATCAATGTTTCAGGAAGGAATGACTTTATCGAAGCTTTGTCATGATAAGTTAAAGTCTGTTGAGGATAGCATGGATCGGATTCTACATCAAGACGGGAAGGTTGAACATACAACATTTCAGGAGGAGTAA
- a CDS encoding Asp23/Gls24 family envelope stress response protein: MTEKNHVIDMEEQYAKLGKVEISPEVIEVITGLAAAEVEGVATMRGNFATGVAEKLGRKSHGKGVKVDLGQDGISVDVYVVINYGVSIPDVAKKVQDNIHQTLRTMTAIDLNAINVHVVGIQLETQQVVVETAQD, translated from the coding sequence ATGACTGAAAAAAATCATGTGATTGACATGGAAGAGCAATATGCAAAACTAGGAAAAGTAGAAATCTCTCCAGAGGTAATTGAAGTTATTACAGGTTTAGCTGCAGCTGAAGTTGAGGGTGTAGCTACAATGAGAGGAAACTTTGCAACGGGTGTGGCTGAAAAGCTTGGAAGAAAAAGCCATGGTAAAGGTGTAAAAGTAGATCTAGGTCAAGACGGTATTTCTGTAGATGTATATGTTGTGATAAATTACGGTGTCTCAATTCCTGATGTGGCAAAGAAGGTTCAGGATAATATACATCAAACATTAAGGACGATGACAGCAATCGATCTAAATGCCATCAATGTTCACGTTGTGGGAATTCAACTTGAAACTCAACAAGTAGTTGTTGAAACAGCTCAAGATTAA
- the dxs gene encoding 1-deoxy-D-xylulose-5-phosphate synthase: MDLTKIQDPNFLKKFNKEQLEALAVDIRHFLVEKLSVTGGHLGPNLGVVELTLALHKEFNSPKDKFIWDVGHQAYVHKILTGRANRFDELRQYKGLCGFPKRSESEHDVWETGHSSTSLSAAMGMAVARDLKGTDEKIVAIIGDGALTGGMALEALNHIGHEQKDLIVILNDNEMSIAPNVGALHNVLGRLRTAGKYQKAKDELEQLLKKIPTFGGKIASTAERLKDSLKYLFVSGMFFEEMGFTYLGPVDGHNLDDLFENIKYAKKTKGPVIIHVLTKKGKGYAPAENDALGTWHGLGPYKIESGEVVKNPGPPSYSAVFANTLVKVAKEDHRVVAITAAMPGGTRLDIFAKEFPNRMIDVGIAEQHATTMAGGLATQGMKPVFAVYSTFLQRGYDQVVHDICRQNLNVFFAIDRSGLVGADGETHQGVFDISYLRHIPNMTILSAKDENELQHMVYTATKYDGGPIAVRYPRGNGYGIKMDEQLQEIPIGKWEVLREGNDLAILTFGTTVPMAEEAAEILAKEGISVRVINARSIKPLDEEMLTDLVNKDIPILTIEEAALQGGFGSAVLEYFHGNSYHDVVVERMGIPDMFIEHGSVNKLLEEIGMTTKQVVINVQKMIPRKQQRA; the protein is encoded by the coding sequence TTGGATTTAACAAAAATACAGGATCCTAATTTTTTGAAAAAGTTTAATAAAGAACAACTAGAAGCGTTAGCTGTTGATATCAGGCATTTTTTAGTTGAAAAATTATCAGTTACAGGTGGCCATCTTGGTCCCAACTTAGGGGTCGTTGAATTAACCCTTGCTTTGCATAAGGAGTTTAACAGTCCAAAGGATAAGTTTATTTGGGATGTTGGACACCAGGCTTACGTTCATAAAATATTAACGGGACGGGCTAACCGTTTTGATGAACTTCGTCAATATAAGGGGCTTTGTGGATTTCCGAAGCGTTCTGAGAGTGAACATGATGTTTGGGAAACTGGACATAGTTCTACGTCTTTGTCAGCAGCAATGGGAATGGCGGTTGCGAGAGATCTTAAAGGAACAGATGAGAAGATCGTGGCCATTATTGGTGATGGTGCCTTAACAGGCGGGATGGCATTAGAAGCATTAAATCATATTGGTCACGAACAAAAGGATTTAATCGTTATCTTAAATGATAATGAAATGTCTATCGCACCTAATGTTGGAGCGCTTCATAATGTGTTAGGAAGACTTCGTACTGCTGGAAAGTACCAAAAAGCTAAGGATGAATTAGAGCAATTATTGAAAAAAATTCCTACTTTTGGTGGGAAAATTGCTTCTACTGCTGAAAGACTTAAGGATAGCCTTAAATATTTGTTTGTCTCAGGAATGTTCTTTGAAGAAATGGGATTCACATATTTAGGCCCTGTTGATGGTCACAATCTTGATGATCTTTTTGAGAATATAAAATATGCCAAAAAGACTAAAGGTCCAGTTATTATTCATGTACTAACAAAAAAAGGGAAAGGTTATGCCCCAGCTGAAAATGATGCATTAGGAACATGGCATGGCTTAGGACCTTATAAAATTGAGTCAGGAGAAGTAGTTAAAAATCCTGGACCACCAAGCTACAGTGCAGTTTTTGCTAATACATTAGTAAAGGTAGCTAAAGAAGATCACAGGGTTGTTGCTATTACTGCAGCTATGCCAGGTGGAACAAGGCTAGATATATTTGCAAAAGAGTTCCCTAATAGAATGATTGATGTTGGTATTGCTGAGCAACATGCAACGACGATGGCAGGTGGTTTAGCTACTCAGGGAATGAAACCTGTGTTTGCGGTATATTCAACTTTCCTTCAACGTGGCTATGATCAGGTTGTTCATGATATTTGTCGTCAAAACTTAAATGTCTTTTTTGCAATTGATCGTTCTGGTCTTGTAGGGGCCGATGGAGAAACGCACCAAGGTGTGTTTGACATTTCCTACTTACGACACATCCCAAACATGACAATACTATCAGCAAAAGATGAAAATGAATTACAGCACATGGTTTATACTGCTACGAAATATGATGGTGGTCCAATTGCTGTTAGATACCCACGTGGAAATGGCTATGGAATTAAAATGGATGAGCAACTACAAGAAATTCCGATTGGAAAATGGGAAGTCTTGCGTGAAGGAAATGATTTGGCGATCTTAACCTTTGGTACAACTGTGCCAATGGCTGAGGAAGCTGCAGAAATCTTAGCTAAAGAAGGAATTTCTGTTAGAGTCATTAATGCAAGGTCAATAAAACCATTAGATGAAGAAATGCTTACAGATCTTGTCAACAAAGACATTCCTATACTGACTATTGAAGAAGCCGCTCTTCAGGGTGGTTTTGGAAGTGCGGTATTAGAATATTTTCACGGGAATTCATATCACGATGTAGTTGTTGAAAGAATGGGTATTCCAGATATGTTTATTGAACATGGCAGTGTCAATAAATTATTAGAAGAGATTGGAATGACAACAAAACAGGTTGTCATAAACGTTCAAAAAATGATCCCTAGAAAACAACAGAGGGCTTAA
- the nusB gene encoding transcription antitermination factor NusB encodes MKRRLARIKAVQSLFQVDMSGTDKEEAISNVLEEDETKDAFLERLVSGTLENLTDIDEVFLNHLQNYKLDRVGNVDRAVIRMAIFEMKYLEEIPVNVSMNEAVDVAKSFGGEESGRFVNGVLSKVAETLRV; translated from the coding sequence ATGAAAAGACGTCTTGCTAGGATAAAAGCTGTTCAATCGCTATTTCAAGTGGATATGAGTGGAACAGATAAAGAGGAAGCAATAAGCAATGTTTTAGAAGAGGATGAAACAAAAGATGCATTTCTAGAAAGGTTAGTCTCAGGTACACTAGAAAATTTAACAGATATTGATGAGGTTTTTTTGAACCATCTCCAAAATTATAAGTTAGACCGCGTTGGAAATGTAGATAGAGCAGTTATTCGTATGGCTATCTTTGAAATGAAATATTTGGAGGAGATCCCAGTTAACGTTTCGATGAATGAAGCAGTTGACGTAGCGAAAAGCTTTGGTGGAGAAGAAAGTGGACGCTTTGTAAATGGTGTTTTATCGAAAGTGGCAGAAACACTTAGAGTATAA
- the ahrC gene encoding transcriptional regulator AhrC/ArgR: MNKGQRHIKIREIIANNEIETQDELVDTLKDAGFNVTQATVSRDIKELHLVKVPMQDGRYKYSLPADQRFNPLQKLKRSLMDSFVSIDRANNLIVMKTLPGNANAVGALIDNLDWNEILGTICGDDTILIICRTTEDSPILSERFLEML; encoded by the coding sequence ATGAATAAAGGACAACGTCATATAAAAATCCGTGAGATTATTGCGAACAATGAAATTGAGACTCAAGATGAACTTGTAGATACACTTAAAGATGCGGGGTTTAATGTGACACAAGCGACAGTCTCTCGAGATATTAAAGAGCTACATTTAGTAAAGGTTCCGATGCAAGACGGGAGATATAAATACAGTCTACCAGCAGATCAACGTTTTAACCCTTTACAAAAGTTAAAGCGTTCTCTCATGGATAGCTTTGTAAGTATTGATCGTGCAAACAACTTAATAGTAATGAAGACATTACCTGGAAATGCAAACGCTGTAGGTGCTCTTATTGATAACTTAGACTGGAATGAAATTTTAGGTACGATTTGTGGTGATGATACAATTTTAATTATTTGTCGAACTACAGAAGATAGCCCCATTTTAAGTGAGCGTTTCTTAGAAATGTTATAG
- a CDS encoding TlyA family RNA methyltransferase: MAKKERIDVLLVERGLIDTREKAKRSVMAGLVFCNNERVDKPGAKVELDAELFVKGDLLPYVSRGGLKLEKAIEEFNFDLTDKIVLDIGSSTGGFTDCALQNGARLVYAVDVGYNQLAWKLRQDERVVVMERTNFRYVTKDAFTRGLPNFATIDVSFISLRLILPALASVLEKGSYVSALVKPQFEAGRDEVGKKGIVRDERVHRSVLEEIVNFAVSIGFDAYGLSYSPIKGGEGNIEFLLHLHWTGSSENGENKISSINEVVLMAHQKLKQSN; the protein is encoded by the coding sequence ATGGCAAAAAAGGAAAGAATAGATGTTCTTTTAGTTGAAAGAGGATTAATTGATACGAGAGAAAAAGCGAAAAGGTCTGTGATGGCAGGCCTTGTTTTCTGCAACAATGAGAGGGTTGATAAACCTGGTGCTAAGGTAGAACTTGATGCAGAACTTTTTGTTAAGGGAGATTTACTACCTTATGTTAGTAGAGGTGGTCTAAAATTAGAGAAGGCAATAGAAGAGTTTAATTTTGACTTAACAGACAAAATTGTTCTCGATATCGGTTCATCGACTGGAGGGTTTACTGATTGTGCCTTGCAAAATGGCGCGAGACTTGTTTACGCTGTTGATGTTGGGTACAATCAACTTGCATGGAAACTTCGGCAGGACGAACGAGTTGTTGTTATGGAACGAACGAATTTCCGGTATGTAACTAAAGACGCTTTTACAAGAGGGTTACCAAACTTCGCTACGATTGATGTGTCGTTTATTTCACTTAGATTAATCCTACCCGCACTAGCAAGTGTTTTAGAAAAGGGAAGCTATGTTTCAGCACTGGTTAAGCCTCAATTCGAGGCAGGGCGTGATGAAGTTGGAAAAAAAGGAATTGTTCGAGATGAACGAGTACATCGATCCGTTTTAGAAGAGATTGTCAACTTTGCGGTTAGTATCGGTTTTGATGCATATGGATTATCTTACTCACCAATTAAAGGTGGAGAAGGGAATATTGAATTTTTGTTACACCTTCATTGGACAGGCTCAAGTGAGAATGGAGAAAATAAAATTTCTTCAATAAATGAGGTTGTCTTAATGGCCCACCAAAAGTTAAAACAGTCAAACTAA
- the xseA gene encoding exodeoxyribonuclease VII large subunit: protein MSNDQIFTISGLTNYLKRAFDNDEVLQNIWLKGEISNFKKHSRGHMYFTIKDDQSRIQAVMFAGNNRFLKFLPEDGMNIIVRGNITVYEATGQYQIYVNEMQPDGVGNLYLAFEQLKKKLELAGYFDDQYKKALPKIPREIGVITSPTGAAVRDIITTLKRRFPIAKIALFPVLVQGSEAPGSIVKAIRQANEVEGIDVLIVGRGGGSIEELWAFNEEIVAKAIFQSKIPIISAVGHETDTTIADFIADKRAATPTAAAELAVPNWEDLAEKILQRKIRIQRATLKKIETERKKLTNLQKSYAFRYPEQLVKQKEQQLDRILDDLQRNLRLCIERKRTELHNLDKDIQRNHPRALIAKAQDQLKNNQALLKQQLTLIKKEKEFQFIQKLTKLEALSPLKIMNRGYSLSYKQDGNLIKSVHDVNVGETLNINLQDGSVFCQVDKIEEK, encoded by the coding sequence ATGTCAAATGATCAAATTTTTACGATATCAGGATTAACCAATTATCTTAAGCGAGCATTTGACAATGATGAAGTCCTGCAAAATATCTGGTTAAAAGGTGAGATTTCTAATTTCAAGAAACATAGCCGAGGCCATATGTATTTTACAATTAAAGATGATCAATCAAGAATTCAAGCGGTTATGTTTGCTGGTAATAACCGCTTTTTAAAGTTTCTTCCTGAAGACGGAATGAACATTATCGTACGAGGTAATATTACAGTCTACGAAGCTACAGGCCAATATCAAATCTATGTTAATGAGATGCAACCAGATGGCGTAGGTAACTTATATCTAGCTTTTGAACAATTAAAGAAAAAGCTTGAACTTGCAGGATATTTTGATGACCAATATAAAAAAGCTTTGCCAAAAATACCAAGAGAAATTGGTGTCATTACCTCACCAACTGGAGCGGCAGTTCGTGATATTATTACAACTCTAAAAAGACGTTTTCCTATAGCGAAAATCGCATTGTTTCCTGTATTGGTTCAAGGATCTGAGGCGCCCGGTTCAATTGTGAAAGCGATTAGACAAGCGAATGAGGTTGAAGGCATTGATGTCTTAATTGTCGGTAGAGGTGGAGGATCGATTGAGGAATTATGGGCATTTAACGAGGAAATTGTGGCAAAAGCAATCTTTCAATCAAAGATTCCAATTATAAGTGCAGTCGGACATGAAACAGATACGACTATTGCTGATTTCATTGCAGATAAACGAGCAGCAACACCAACAGCTGCCGCTGAATTGGCTGTACCTAATTGGGAGGATCTGGCGGAAAAAATTTTGCAACGTAAAATCCGCATTCAAAGAGCAACGTTAAAGAAAATCGAAACAGAGCGAAAAAAACTTACAAATTTGCAAAAATCTTATGCATTCCGTTATCCAGAGCAACTTGTGAAACAAAAGGAACAGCAACTTGATCGAATACTGGATGATTTACAGCGGAATTTAAGGCTTTGCATAGAAAGAAAAAGAACCGAATTACATAATCTTGATAAGGATATTCAAAGAAACCACCCAAGAGCTCTTATTGCAAAAGCTCAAGATCAGCTTAAGAATAACCAAGCGTTGTTAAAGCAACAATTGACATTGATAAAAAAGGAAAAGGAATTTCAGTTTATACAAAAGCTCACGAAACTAGAGGCTTTGAGCCCGTTAAAAATCATGAATAGGGGTTACAGCCTTTCTTATAAGCAAGATGGAAATTTAATAAAAAGTGTTCATGATGTCAATGTGGGCGAAACTTTAAATATTAATTTGCAAGACGGTTCGGTTTTTTGCCAAGTGGATAAAATTGAGGAGAAATGA
- the accC gene encoding acetyl-CoA carboxylase biotin carboxylase subunit — protein MIKKLLIANRGEIAVRIIRACHEMGIETVSVYSEADKDSLHVRLADEAYCIGPTASAKSYLNFTNIMSVATLTNVDAIHPGYGFLAENADFAEICNECNITFVGPSPQAISKMGTKDVARETMKLAGVPIVPGSNGIIKDIDDAIAIAEQITYPVIIKATAGGGGKGIRVARSQDELIKGVSITQQEAQTAFGNPGVYIEKYIEDFRHVEIQVLADNHGNVVHLGERDCSIQRRLQKLLEETPSPAITEAKRQEMGDAAVAAAKAVGYSGAGTVEFIFDHNTGDFYFMEMNTRIQVEHPVTEMVTGIDLIKQQIKVADGEELSFTQDEITFSGWSIECRINAENPDKNFMPSPGRITMYLPPGGLGVRVDSAAYPGYVIPPFYDSMIAKVITYGATRAEAIATMKRALNEFVIEGIDTTIPFHLRLLDNETFVSGNFNTKFLELHNLNSK, from the coding sequence ATGATTAAAAAACTATTAATAGCAAATCGAGGAGAAATTGCAGTTCGGATTATTCGTGCCTGCCATGAAATGGGAATTGAGACGGTAAGTGTTTATTCAGAGGCTGATAAAGACTCATTACATGTGAGACTAGCAGATGAAGCATACTGCATTGGACCTACAGCTTCTGCTAAAAGTTATTTAAATTTTACAAACATCATGAGTGTTGCAACACTAACAAATGTAGACGCAATACATCCAGGTTATGGTTTTCTAGCAGAAAATGCTGACTTCGCGGAGATATGTAATGAATGTAATATCACGTTTGTTGGCCCTAGTCCACAAGCGATTAGTAAAATGGGGACTAAGGACGTTGCAAGAGAAACGATGAAGCTAGCAGGTGTCCCGATTGTGCCAGGTTCTAATGGTATCATTAAGGATATTGACGATGCCATTGCGATTGCAGAGCAAATTACATATCCGGTAATCATTAAAGCTACCGCGGGTGGTGGTGGCAAGGGAATACGTGTTGCAAGAAGTCAAGATGAGCTAATAAAAGGAGTATCCATTACACAGCAAGAAGCACAAACAGCATTTGGGAATCCTGGTGTTTATATTGAAAAATACATTGAGGATTTCCGTCATGTTGAAATCCAAGTGTTAGCGGATAATCATGGGAATGTCGTTCATTTAGGAGAAAGAGATTGTAGTATTCAGCGACGTCTTCAAAAACTATTAGAGGAAACACCCTCGCCTGCAATAACAGAGGCGAAACGACAGGAAATGGGTGATGCTGCTGTAGCTGCTGCTAAAGCAGTTGGCTATTCAGGGGCTGGTACAGTAGAATTTATCTTTGATCATAATACGGGTGACTTTTATTTCATGGAAATGAATACTAGAATTCAAGTAGAGCATCCTGTAACTGAGATGGTAACAGGGATAGATTTAATAAAACAGCAGATTAAGGTAGCTGATGGGGAAGAGTTGAGCTTTACTCAAGATGAAATTACTTTCAGTGGTTGGTCTATTGAATGTAGGATTAATGCTGAAAACCCAGATAAAAACTTTATGCCCTCCCCAGGTAGAATTACTATGTACTTGCCTCCTGGAGGTTTAGGTGTTAGGGTAGATTCAGCCGCTTATCCAGGTTACGTTATACCTCCGTTTTATGACTCAATGATTGCAAAAGTAATTACGTATGGGGCTACGAGAGCAGAGGCAATTGCAACAATGAAGAGAGCTTTAAATGAATTCGTTATTGAAGGAATTGATACGACGATCCCGTTCCACTTGAGACTACTAGATAATGAAACATTTGTAAGTGGGAACTTCAATACGAAGTTTTTAGAGCTTCATAATTTAAATAGTAAATAA